One Desulfobulbaceae bacterium genomic window, AAAGGCTAAGCTGATGGAGATTAATGGCCGTTTTTGGGGGTCTTTGCAGTTGGCCGTTGCCTGCGGTGTAGATTTTCCGGGCCTGCTTCTTGATTACCTCCAGGGTGAAAAGCCATTGAGTCCTTTCATTGGTTATCGTATTGGGCATAAACTTAAATGGTTTTTAGGGACACTCGACCACCTCCTAATTCGTCTGAAAAACAGTGACGAATCGCTTAATCTCCCGCCTGATTGTCCCTCTAAATGTCAGGCAATAATTGATTTTTTGATGTTATCTGAAAGAAACACATCGTTTGATGTATTGGACAGGCATGATTTAGGACCATTCTGGTTTGAGGTTCGTTCTTATATTCGTCAGGTGTTAGGGGCACGGGATGATTAACATTCTCCATACCATAGATACGACCGGTCCAGGTGGAGCGGAGACGGTCTTTGTCAACTTGGTCAAGGGTCTGGATGCTCATCATTTTAAATCAATTGCCGTAATTCGTGGGCCCGGATGGGTCTGTAGAGCCTTGCAGGGAATCGGTATCGAACCGATTTTTGTTCAATCAAAGGGCGGATTTAATTTTCACTATCTTTTGGAATTAGTAAAGATTATCCGGAAACATAAAATAGACCTTGTGCAGTCCCACCTCCTAGGTTCGAACCTCTATTGTAGCCTTGCCGGCATGATCTGTCGCGTGCCGGTAGTTTCCACGTTCCACGGATTTGTAGACAGTAGTGGCAATGATCGCTTGATGTCGCTCAAAACTCGTCTCATTAATGCTGGTTCCAGGAAAATAGTTTTTGTCTCGGATCGACTTCGGGAGCATTTTGTCCTGCGCTATGGATTTTCAGCAGAAAAATCAATTACCATTTACAATGGAGTGGATACCTGTCTCTTTAAGCCGCAAAGGGATGAAGAAATCAGGAAAGAACTTGGCATTGGCCCTGAACATATTCTCATCGGTGCGCTTGGCAATATTCGTCCAGCCAAGGGGTATGAATATTTTCTCAAGGCTGCGCGGCTTGTTTACGATAAAAATCCTGACTGTCGCTTTGTCATCACAGGGGAAGGGTCTGGTTTGCTGTATGAGTCACTTCTTACCCTACGAAAAGATCTTGGCCTCGGGGGCGTTTTTTTCTTCCTTGGCTTCCGAGAAGATACGGCAAAACTGCTAAACAATTTAAACATTTTTTTATTGTCTTCTATCTCAGAAGGATTCTCTATTTCCACTATTGAGGCTATGGCCTGCAAGGTGCCAGTAGTCGTTACTCGTAGCGGTGGCCCTGAGGAAATTGTTTCTAATGGGGTGAATGGGATTACGGTGGACTGTGATGAACATGAAATAGCAAATGGTATTTTTAAATTGATTGAGAATAGCGATACAATAAAATACATCATTAATAATTCCTACACAGCTGTTAATGGAAAATTTAGCCTGAAGAAAATGATAGAAACTTATCAATGTACCTATAATTACTTGTGATTGATAGAGTATAGACATTACAACAAATACAACTGAAATATTAATTAATTCATGAAAATATTATGGCTTTCACATTTAATCCCTTATCCCCCAAAGGGAGGGGTGCTGCAGCGCAGTTATAATTTGGTGAAAGAAATTTCTCGTTACCATGAAGTTGATCTGCTAGCCTTTAATCAAAAGGAATTGATCGGCCCTTTATTTGAATCAGTGTCAGCAGGAGTGGAAGAGGCGAGGATTGCATTAAGTGTATTGTGCCGACGTTTGAGTTTTTTTGAGATTGCTAGCGATTGTTCAACATATGGCGCCTACACGCTTGCTCTGAAAAGTTTGTTTCATGAACCTTATAATATAAATTGGCTAAAATCAAAGGCGTTTGCCGCCACAATGACAAGTTGGTTAGAGCAAGAGAAGTATGATTTGGTGCATTTTGATACCATCAGCCTAGTACCATTTTTTTCATTGCTCCCCCCTGTCATCGCCACCACTCTTGATCACCATAATATCGAGTCGCACATGCTCTTGCGTCGCTCAGCCAGAGAGACAAACGTGTTGAAGCGTCTTTATTTTTGGCAAGAAGGAGTTCGTTTGGCCGGATATGAGCGCCGTTATTGTCCTCAATTTTCATTGAATATCACCTGCTCTGACATTGATAAAAAGCGACTCCTAGGCCTTGCGCCACAATCAAAAGTACTCTCTATCCCTAACGGGGTTGATTTAGATTTTTTCAAACCAGTCGGGTTACCAATTCATCCAAACCGGTTGATTTTTGTTGGCACCATGAATTGGTACCCAAATGTAGAAGCTGTGCTGTACATCGCTGATAACCTATGGCCGCGTCTCAAGAAAATGCATCCAAATCTCACTTTTGATGTAATAGGCGCGAATCCGCCAGATAAGATTCGCTCATTAGCCGACCGTTTTGCCGATTTCCATATTCACGGTTTTGTTGATGATGTTCGGCCTTTTATTGAAACGGCAACTGTTTATGTCTGCCCGATTCGTGACGGAGGAGGAACAAAACTAAAAATTCTTGATGCTATGGCCATGGCAAAAGCTGTAGTGGCTCACCCCGTGGCTTGTGAAGGTATTAACGTCACACATGATAAAAATATTTTGTTAGCGGACGACGACACATCATTTATCAACCATATTGATTCGTTGCTAAACACAGAAGATAGAAGGTATGCGTTAGGGATGGCGGCGAGAAAATTGATTGAGCAGTATTATGGTTACCATGCAATCGGTGAACAATTATCCAATGCTTACCGAGATTGTGTGTGGGGGACGGGAGCCTAATGTGTGGCATCGCCGGAATCATTGCACCGATGTGGGAGCAACGGGCATTGTTGGCGGCAGCAGAGACTATGGCAACCACTCTGTATCACCGCGGTCCAGACGCACAAGGTGTCTGGGGAGACCCGAGGCAGCCGCTGGCATTGGCCCATCGCCGTTTATCCATCCAAGATTTATCCCCGGCCGGTCACCAACCAATGGCTTCTGTTAGTGGCCGCTTTCATATTGTTTTTAATGGGGAAATATACAATTTTCATATGCTTGCCAGTGAGTTGCGGCAGCGTGGGCATCGTTTCCGGGGGCATTCTGATACCGAGGTTCTGTTAGCTGCAATGGAAGAATGGGGCATTGAGGCAACGCTAGAGCGAAGTCGCGGCATGTTCGCACTGGCGGTATGGGATCAACAGGCCTGTGAATTGATACTTTGCCGCGACCGCATGGGAGAAAAACCACTTTTTTTCGGTTGGTTGGAAAACTGTTTTGTATTTGCCTCAGAATTGAAGGCGTTTCACAGCGTTTTTCATGCGGCCTTGATTATTGACGAGAATGCCATGGCGGCATTTTTTCGTTTTGGTTACGTCCCCACGCCGTACAGTATCTATAGGAATATTTTTAAATTGTTGCCCGGCACCTACTTGCGCATACCAGTCGCCCCGCTACCAAATAGATCCGCATTCCATCCCTTACCCGGAAAAGATTCAATCTCACCAAAGCCTTATTGGCTTTTAGAAACCATTGCCCATCAAGGGATTATTAACCCTATTCTTGATGAGGACGAGGCGATCAAACAGCTCGATGCTCTGCTGCGCGATACGATTAGCCAACAAAAAATCGCCGATGTCCCGCTCGGGGCTTTTCTGTCCGGAGGCGTCGATTCTTCCTTAGTTGCTGCAGTGATGCAAGGTGTATCAGATAAACCCATTAACACCTTCACTATCGGTTTCAAAGAAACGGAATTCGATGAAGCCCCTTATGCTCGTGCCATTGCCGCCCATTTAGGCACGGAGCATCATGAGTATTATGTTTCAGCTAGTGATGGATTGGATCTGATTAGGGATCTCCCGAAATTTTGGGATGAGCCATTTGCCGATTCATCGCAAATCCCGTCATTGCTCGTGGCGAAACTGGCTCGCCAACAAGTCACAGTCTGCCTTACCGGTGATGGGGGCGACGAACTGTTTTGCGGCTACAACCGCTATTTCGAGTTGGACAATCTGTGGGTTAAGCAACAGCGATTTCCACCTTGGCTCCGCAACATCTTTGGCAGGGCT contains:
- a CDS encoding glycosyltransferase family 4 protein, whose amino-acid sequence is MINILHTIDTTGPGGAETVFVNLVKGLDAHHFKSIAVIRGPGWVCRALQGIGIEPIFVQSKGGFNFHYLLELVKIIRKHKIDLVQSHLLGSNLYCSLAGMICRVPVVSTFHGFVDSSGNDRLMSLKTRLINAGSRKIVFVSDRLREHFVLRYGFSAEKSITIYNGVDTCLFKPQRDEEIRKELGIGPEHILIGALGNIRPAKGYEYFLKAARLVYDKNPDCRFVITGEGSGLLYESLLTLRKDLGLGGVFFFLGFREDTAKLLNNLNIFLLSSISEGFSISTIEAMACKVPVVVTRSGGPEEIVSNGVNGITVDCDEHEIANGIFKLIENSDTIKYIINNSYTAVNGKFSLKKMIETYQCTYNYL
- a CDS encoding glycosyltransferase codes for the protein MKILWLSHLIPYPPKGGVLQRSYNLVKEISRYHEVDLLAFNQKELIGPLFESVSAGVEEARIALSVLCRRLSFFEIASDCSTYGAYTLALKSLFHEPYNINWLKSKAFAATMTSWLEQEKYDLVHFDTISLVPFFSLLPPVIATTLDHHNIESHMLLRRSARETNVLKRLYFWQEGVRLAGYERRYCPQFSLNITCSDIDKKRLLGLAPQSKVLSIPNGVDLDFFKPVGLPIHPNRLIFVGTMNWYPNVEAVLYIADNLWPRLKKMHPNLTFDVIGANPPDKIRSLADRFADFHIHGFVDDVRPFIETATVYVCPIRDGGGTKLKILDAMAMAKAVVAHPVACEGINVTHDKNILLADDDTSFINHIDSLLNTEDRRYALGMAARKLIEQYYGYHAIGEQLSNAYRDCVWGTGA
- the asnB gene encoding asparagine synthase (glutamine-hydrolyzing); translated protein: MCGIAGIIAPMWEQRALLAAAETMATTLYHRGPDAQGVWGDPRQPLALAHRRLSIQDLSPAGHQPMASVSGRFHIVFNGEIYNFHMLASELRQRGHRFRGHSDTEVLLAAMEEWGIEATLERSRGMFALAVWDQQACELILCRDRMGEKPLFFGWLENCFVFASELKAFHSVFHAALIIDENAMAAFFRFGYVPTPYSIYRNIFKLLPGTYLRIPVAPLPNRSAFHPLPGKDSISPKPYWLLETIAHQGIINPILDEDEAIKQLDALLRDTISQQKIADVPLGAFLSGGVDSSLVAAVMQGVSDKPINTFTIGFKETEFDEAPYARAIAAHLGTEHHEYYVSASDGLDLIRDLPKFWDEPFADSSQIPSLLVAKLARQQVTVCLTGDGGDELFCGYNRYFELDNLWVKQQRFPPWLRNIFGRALSTIPVHAWQSAYTLLKKISRNKQGQSNIGLKIHKFAKVMQADSKSDAYRYLLSYWQMPSAIVNCDHEAPSMLDRQPHPGMNHFIHDAMYWDQLGYLVDDNLVKGDRASMSVGLEARLPLLDHRIVEFSWRLPLAMKYRDGQSKWLLRQVLYRYVPKALIERPKMGFSVPVREWLKGPLKNWAYDLLHSNNIGALCGVNRPYLEKVWHQHQEGSHDHSHKLWALCVWMAWDEQQRHPPASKS